The Dehalobacter sp. genomic sequence GCACGGAAGGGTAACCATTCAAGCGCAGGGTAAGAATTTAGCTGGATTTATTAATGAGGCGCTTAAAGACAGGATTGAATTTTATAATGGAAAAAAATTGACGGATAGCTTTTTGGCCGAGATCAATGCCGCAGATTTCAGACGTTTGCGCAAGGCAGCCAAAAAAGCAGGAATCAAAATCAACATCCGGAACAGATACGGGTTTCCGTTTGTAGCGCTACGCTGGCAAAAACGCAAGGGTCTGATTTTTGGTGTTTTTATCATCATTGCAGCACTCACGGTTCTTTCTCAGTATGTACTTTCCATTAGTGTGGAAGGAAACAGCAGAGTTTCAGCGGATCAGATTATTGCTGAAGCCGGGAAAGCCGGCTTAAATAAATGGGTGCTGAAAAGTTCCCTTGACCTTGATCAGATGAGCAAACAAGTTCAAGAGAGCATACCTGACCTGGTCTGGATGACGATGGAAGAGCGCGGAACGAATATCAAAATCAGAGTCGTCGAAAAAACCCTGCCGCAAACTGTTTTATTCCAGGGAGATCTTCTGGCAGCCAAAACAGGCTATGTGGAAGATGTGATCGTCATTCAGGGGCAGGCGCTAATTGCTGAAGGACAGCTGGTTACTGCCGGACAGGTTTTGATCAAGGCTGCAGGAGGAATGACGGAATACAGCTTTGATGTATCTGGTCAGAACAGAGCCAAACAAAACGCGACCGATGCTCCGGCGGCCAAAGGCTTTGTCCGGGCAAGGGTCTGGTACAGCGCGGACAAGATTATTCCCATGGAAGAAGATAGGACGGAAAAGACAGCAAATAGGACCAATGGCTGGGGAATAAAAATAAATAATCGTGTAATAATGATAATGAATCAGGACAGCCCCTATTCAGATTCGATCCAAGAAACCTGCACATATGCATTGCCCGGTTGGAGGAATTGGCGTTTTCCTGTCGAATTGTTAAAAGTACATTATGAAGAAACTCAAAAAGCACATGTAAGCCGTACAGCAGCAGAAGCAAAGAAGCTTGCCGAGACCCTGGCCAGGGAGGAATTGAAACAAAAACTGCCTTCAGGGGTCAAAGTACTGCACGATAAAGTCCGGATCCTTTCATCCAAAAAAGGAACGGAACATGTCAGGGTTGAAATTGAGACCTTTGAAGATATCGCGGTATATAAAAAATAAGCAAATATCCTTGCATTTGGAGGAACTCACATTTGCGTAATGAATCGAAACTAAACCTGAAAGACAAAGATGAAGCATTAAACCTGTTCGGTCTCGAGGATGTCAACTTAAGATTTCTGGAAGAGCGTCTTGGTTGTCAGATTGTTTTTCGCAGTGAAGAGATGACGATTTCAGGTGAAGAACAACAGGTCAAGCTTGCCGAAGCAGTCCTCAAACAGCTTCTGGACTTAATTCGGAAAGGCAATACACTGACTCTGGCCGATGTAACTTATGTTGTTTCCCAGGTGGAAGAGGGCAGCGTGAAGGATATGGCTCAAAACCTCACCCATATCATCGCGACGACGCAAAGGGGGCGGCCGATTAAACCCAAGACGCTCGGACAGGCCAAGTATGTTAAAGCCATTGCCAAGGATTCACTCGTCTTTGGCATCGGACCCGCCGGGACAGGAAAGACCTATCTGGCGGTGGTCATGGCGGTCAAGGCGCTGAGGGCCAAAGAGGTGAACAGGATTGTTCTCACCCGGCCTGCGGTGGAAGCCGGAGAAAAACTCGGTTTTTTGCCCGGGGATTTGCAGGAGAAGGTCAATCCGTACCTCAGGCCGCTCTATGATGCGCTCTATGATCTTCTTGGACCGGAAACGACCGCACGGTATATTGAGAAAGGCACGATTGAGATTGCTCCGTTGGCCTATATGCGCGGGCGTACGCTAGACGATTCATTTATTATTCTGGATGAGGCCCAAAATACATCTCCGGAGCAAATGAAAATGTTTCTGACCAGGCTCGGATTTGCCTCCAAAGCAGTGGTTACCGGTGACATTACTCAGGTTGACCTTCCCCGCGGTAATTATTCAGGGCTGATTGAAGTACAACATATCCTGAAAGGTATCGGAGATATTTCCTTCCATTACTTTACTTTGGACGATATTGTACGTAACCCGCTTGTACAAAGCATTATTCACGCTTACGATGCGCAAGATATAAAAGAGGACAAGCAGTCCGGTAAGGATTGATGGGACTTGAATAAAAAATTGAAAACAATGCTTTTGCCTAAAAAGACCAAGAATGCTATGACAAAATACCAGATAGCATTATTTCTGCTGTTCTTTATTCTTTTAACCGCGATATTGGCCTCGGATCTTTTTCAGTCCAAATTAAATATTGAATCCGGTGAGCCCAGTCCGGAATTGATCACGGCACCTTATGAAAAGAAAGTGACGGATCTTGCCAAGTTCCAGGAGGAACAAAAAGCAGCAGCGAATGCAGTCGGACCTGTTTATATGGCCGATGACGATCAAATTTCCAACTTGTCAAAAGATTTGGATCGGACATTTGAGATTCTGGCGGATCAGAAAGATTCTAAGGACAGTCTTACAGAAAAAATGGACGAGCTCCGCAAGAAAGTCCCTTATAGCGAATTGTCGAACAGCACGCTTGAAGCGCTGCTGAATTTGTCTGATCACGAGATTGTATCTGCCTCCGGAACTAGTTCAGTTGTCATCCTTGGGATAGCAAGCGATGCCGAGACCGGAGCGAGATATCAGGCAGA encodes the following:
- a CDS encoding PhoH family protein — protein: MRNESKLNLKDKDEALNLFGLEDVNLRFLEERLGCQIVFRSEEMTISGEEQQVKLAEAVLKQLLDLIRKGNTLTLADVTYVVSQVEEGSVKDMAQNLTHIIATTQRGRPIKPKTLGQAKYVKAIAKDSLVFGIGPAGTGKTYLAVVMAVKALRAKEVNRIVLTRPAVEAGEKLGFLPGDLQEKVNPYLRPLYDALYDLLGPETTARYIEKGTIEIAPLAYMRGRTLDDSFIILDEAQNTSPEQMKMFLTRLGFASKAVVTGDITQVDLPRGNYSGLIEVQHILKGIGDISFHYFTLDDIVRNPLVQSIIHAYDAQDIKEDKQSGKD
- the yqfD gene encoding sporulation protein YqfD, translated to MFGKFGRYLHGRVTIQAQGKNLAGFINEALKDRIEFYNGKKLTDSFLAEINAADFRRLRKAAKKAGIKINIRNRYGFPFVALRWQKRKGLIFGVFIIIAALTVLSQYVLSISVEGNSRVSADQIIAEAGKAGLNKWVLKSSLDLDQMSKQVQESIPDLVWMTMEERGTNIKIRVVEKTLPQTVLFQGDLLAAKTGYVEDVIVIQGQALIAEGQLVTAGQVLIKAAGGMTEYSFDVSGQNRAKQNATDAPAAKGFVRARVWYSADKIIPMEEDRTEKTANRTNGWGIKINNRVIMIMNQDSPYSDSIQETCTYALPGWRNWRFPVELLKVHYEETQKAHVSRTAAEAKKLAETLAREELKQKLPSGVKVLHDKVRILSSKKGTEHVRVEIETFEDIAVYKK